GCCGACCTCACCGGCGGCCGCGGTGAGGGCCGCGACGGGGTGCGCGCCGATCCGGAGCTCTCCGACCAGGACGTCCAGCGCATCCCGCAGTTGGAGCGCCTCCGCCACGGCCGACCGTCGGCGCGCCGCGCGGCGTCGCCGGTGAGTCACGGTGGCCGCAACGAGTAGGCAGGCCAGCACCACAGTCGGTTCCCACACGAGCATCGTGAGTGTGGTTGCGGGCGCAACGGCCCACAGCGGCGAGATCCGCCGTCGTCGGCGAGACCGAACCGGCCGTCCGAGTCGATGACCGGCCGGTGTCGGTGCGACGAGCAGCGCCACCGCCAGCAGGATCGCCGCGGTCGTCATCGGATGCCCGCATCGTCGAACAAGCGCCGCAATGCGTCGATCCCGTCGCCGAACCCGTACCGCAGTCGCCACGCGGTACAAGCGTCGACCCAACCGTCGTGATCGCGCTCGAGGAGCGCGATCTCGCGCACCTGCCGAATCCCTTCGCGGTCGCGACCGACATGCACGACCACTTGTATCGCGGCGGCCAGCTGACTGTGTAAAGCAGTGCGGTCCAGACCGCCCAGCCCGGCCAACGCTTCCAGCCGCGCAGGCACCTCGGCGGCACTGTTGGCATGGACGGTGCCCGCACCTCCGTCGTGACCGGTGTTCAGTGCGGTCAACAGGTCCACCACCTCGGCGCCGCGGACCTCCCCCACCACGATTCGGTCGGGTCGCATCCGCAGTGCCTGGCGAACCAGATCCCGCACCGTCACCGCTCCGACGCCCTCGACGTTGGCGCCGCGGGCGACCAGCTTCACCACGTGTGGGTGTCGCGGCGCGAGCTCGGCCGCATCCTCCACACAGACGAGACGTTCGTTGGCGGCGACGGCTCCCAGCAGCGCCGACAACAACGTGGTCTTCCCGGCGCCGGTGCCCCCGCAAACCAGGAAGGCCAGCCGTGCCGCGATGATCCCGGCCAACAGCTCCGCTGCGGGCTCGGCGATCGCTCCCGCGGCGATCAGCCCGGCCAGATCCTGGCGGGCCGGACGAAGCACCCGCAGCGAGATGCAGGTCCCCGCGGCAGCAACGGGCGGCAGCACCGCGTGCAACCGGACGGGATCGACTCCGACACAGCTCAAATGGCCATCGACCCAGGGCTGGCTGTCGTCGAGCCTGCGTCCGGCAGACAGGGCGAGACGCTGCGCGAGTCTGCGCACCGCGTCCTCGTCGGGAAAGCAGATGCCGCTGCGCCGCAACCCGTTACCGTCGTCCACCCAGACCGCGTCGGGGGCGGTGACAAGGACATCGGTGGTACCCGGTGCGCGCAACAACGGATCGAGCAGGCCGGCGCCGGTGAGCTCGGTAGCCAAACTTCGCATGCTGCTCAGCACTTCGGTGTCACCGAGCAGCCCACCGGATTCCGCGCGGATTGCCTGAGCGACCACTTCCGGCCGTAGCGCGGCCCCGTCATGGGCGAGACGTTCCCTTACCCGCTCGATCAGATCGCTCATCTTTTCGCTCCGTACGCGCCGCTCATGATCCTGCTCCCACCGGTTGTCTGCGCAGCACCTGCAACACCCGCGCGGCGGCGGTGGCCAACGGCGACCGGGCGGCGAGCCGGAGTCCCCCGCGCTCCAGCGCGCCGGCCAGTCCGGGTTGCGGACGCATGGCGGCCAGCAGCGGCAGACCGATTCCGTCGGCCAGGTCCACCGCCCGCAGTCCCCCGGGTGCCGGCCCACGCACCACGAGCCCGAGATTCGGATTGACCGCGCGAACCCACCGGGTGAGCGCACCGGTGGCGGCCGCGGCGCGCACATCGGCCGGCGCGATCACCACCACGAGATCGGCTGTGCAAACAGCGGTTTCGGTCACCGGCGTCGCCTGCCGGGGGATATCACATACCACCGTGACCCCCGCCCGGCGACCGGCGTCGACCACCGCAGAGATGGGCCCCGCCCCGATCTCCGCACCGCTGCGCCCGCCGGACAGCACCGTCACCGCCCGCGATGTCGGCAGCGCACCGCGCAGCGCGTCGAAACTCAGTCTGCCCGCCCGCACCGCGAGATCCGGCCACCGCAGACCGGGCACCCCCTCGGTGCCCATCGCCAGATCTATGCCTCCACCCCACGGATCCGCGTCCACAAGCAGTGCCGAATCCGCCGATTGCGCCACGGCAGTGGCGAACAGCGAGGCACCCGCGCCACCACACCCGCCGATGACGGCCAGCACACCACCGTTGCGACCGCCCGGCCCAGGATCTGCCGCCGCCGCACCCAACGCGCCGACGAGCTCCTCGTCCTGGTCGGGAAGTTTGAAGAAGTGTTGCGCGCCAACGGCTGCCGCACGTTGCCACTCCCACACCCCGGCATCGTCCACGCCGACCATCAGCACGCGATCCCGTCGGGGCAGGTCCAGCTCCGCCAGCCGGTGGGCCGACTCGGCGTCGAGAACCACCGCCCGGGCGCCGAGCCAGGCCGCCCGCCCGGACGGCCGTTCGGCATGCACCACCGGAAGGCCGGCGGCGGCGGCAACCCGGTCGACCTCCTCGCGCAGGGACCTGCCCTCGACCACGGCCAGCAGGGTTGCGTTCGACGTCACCTCATCAGC
This DNA window, taken from Mycolicibacterium neoaurum, encodes the following:
- the ssd gene encoding septum site-determining protein Ssd produces the protein MTSNATLLAVVEGRSLREEVDRVAAAAGLPVVHAERPSGRAAWLGARAVVLDAESAHRLAELDLPRRDRVLMVGVDDAGVWEWQRAAAVGAQHFFKLPDQDEELVGALGAAAADPGPGGRNGGVLAVIGGCGGAGASLFATAVAQSADSALLVDADPWGGGIDLAMGTEGVPGLRWPDLAVRAGRLSFDALRGALPTSRAVTVLSGGRSGAEIGAGPISAVVDAGRRAGVTVVCDIPRQATPVTETAVCTADLVVVIAPADVRAAAATGALTRWVRAVNPNLGLVVRGPAPGGLRAVDLADGIGLPLLAAMRPQPGLAGALERGGLRLAARSPLATAAARVLQVLRRQPVGAGS
- a CDS encoding TadA family conjugal transfer-associated ATPase, producing the protein MSDLIERVRERLAHDGAALRPEVVAQAIRAESGGLLGDTEVLSSMRSLATELTGAGLLDPLLRAPGTTDVLVTAPDAVWVDDGNGLRRSGICFPDEDAVRRLAQRLALSAGRRLDDSQPWVDGHLSCVGVDPVRLHAVLPPVAAAGTCISLRVLRPARQDLAGLIAAGAIAEPAAELLAGIIAARLAFLVCGGTGAGKTTLLSALLGAVAANERLVCVEDAAELAPRHPHVVKLVARGANVEGVGAVTVRDLVRQALRMRPDRIVVGEVRGAEVVDLLTALNTGHDGGAGTVHANSAAEVPARLEALAGLGGLDRTALHSQLAAAIQVVVHVGRDREGIRQVREIALLERDHDGWVDACTAWRLRYGFGDGIDALRRLFDDAGIR